In the genome of Arachis stenosperma cultivar V10309 chromosome 6, arast.V10309.gnm1.PFL2, whole genome shotgun sequence, the window atgggtatagtgataaacgaataaagcataaagataaagatagagatacttatgtatatcattggtgtaagagcttcagacaagcgtatgaagatgccttcccttccgtctctatgctttcctactgtcttcatccaatccttcttactcctttccatggcaagcttgtgtagggtttcaccgttgtcagtggctacctcccatcctctcagtgaaaatacgtccctgatgctctgtcacagcataggctaatcatctgtcggttctcggtccggccggaatagaatccagtgattcttttgcgtctgtcactaacgccccgcctttcggagtttgaagcacgtcacagtcattcaatcattgaatcctactcagaataccacagacaaggttagaccttccggattctcttgaatgccgccatcagttcttgcctataccacgaagattccggttaaagaatccaagagatattcactagagccttgtatgcttgtagaacaagagtggttgtcagtcactttgttcataggtgagaatgatgatgagtgtcaatcatcaccttcatcaagttgaagaacaagtgatatcttggacaaagaacaagcggaattgaatagaagaacaatagtaattgcattaatactcgaggtacagcagagctccacaccttaatctatggtgtgtagaaactccaccgttgaaaatacataagaacaaagtctaggcatggccgaatggccagcctcccaaaagagggttcaatcataaaaacatgatcaaaagataaaaatacaatagtaaaaggtcctatatatagaaaactagtagcctagggtgtacagagatgagtaaatgacatagaaatccacttccgggcccacttggtgtgtgcttgggctgagcaatgaagcattttcgtgtagagactcttcttggagttaaacgccagcttttatgccagtttgggcgtttaactcccatttaggtgccagttccggcgtttaacgctgggatttctgtaggtgactttgaacgccggtttgggccatcaaatcttgggcaaagtatggactatcatatattgctggaaagcccaggatgtctactttccaacgccgttgagagcgtgccaattgggcttctgtagctccagaaaatccacttcgagttcagggaggtcagaatccaacagcatctgcagtccttttcagtctctgaatcagatttttgctcagatccctcaatttcagccagaaaatacctgaaatcacagaaaaacacacaaactcatagtaaagtctagaaaagtgaattttaactaaaaactaataaaaatatactaaaaactaactagatcatactaaaaacatactaaaaacaatgccaaaaagcgtacaaattatccgctcatcagctgcTGTGGGCACCACATCGGAGGCAAGGCCCTAGCGAGGAAACTAATCCGAGCCGGATACTATTGGCCGTCGATGATGGCAGACTCCAAAGAGTTCGTCAAAAAATGCGTAAAGTGCCAACAGAACACCAACTTTGCCAGGGCGCCGGCCTCCGAGTTAAGCTTGCTGACGACTTCTCGACCATTCTCTCAGTGGGGAGTCGACCTCTTAGGGCCTTTCCCAGTCGgcccggggcaagtcaaatacctcattgTCGCAATTgactactacaccaaatggatagaagccgaaccGCTAGCCAGCATATCCTCATCCAACTGCAGGAAgttcatgtggaggcaggtgGTAACGCGATTCGGGATACCGGAAGTCGTCATCTCCGACAACGGCACGCAATTTACTGATAAGAAGTTCATAGAGTTCCTCAACGGCCTGGGCATAAAGCAAAGGTTCTCTTCGGTAGAACACCCTCAGACGAACGGACAAGTGGAGTCCGCCAACAAGGTTATCCTTTCAGGGCTAAAAAAGAGGTTGGACGACAAAAAGGGCGCTTGGGCCGATGAGCTAGCATCGGTCCTCTGGTCTTACCGAACAACCGAGCAATCCTCCACCAAGGAAACTCCTTTCTGACTAACGTACGGGGTGGATGCAGTAATACCCGTAGAGATCGGTGAACCGAGTCCGCGATTGCTTTTGAAAGGAGTAGAGGAAACCGTAGAAAAGGACCTGATAGATGAAGCCCGGGAAATGGCCCATTTGACAGAAACGGCGCTAAAACAAAGAATGGCTCTGCGCTATaacaccaaagtgctcaagaGGGAATTCGAGCCAAACAACCTCGTCCTAAGGCGGAATGATATCGGCCTACCGACCCCCGGAGAGGGCAAGCTAGCggcaaactgggaaggcccCTACAGAGTCAAAAAGGTGATGGGAAAAGGAGCCTTTAAGTTAGAAAAGCTTGATGGCAAGGAGGTCCCAAGGACATGGAACGCGGACAACCTTagaagattctactcctagaGGACGGAACGCCATGCCGGCTAATCTAGCTAAGTAGTTAATTTGTCATTTGAACTTTATAGTAACTTTCAAGTCCTTTATGTGGTTACCGAATAAGATATACTTGTGCAAATTTTCTCTCCTATTTTGCCATTCAATTTTTCAGATAAACCACCACGTCCAACGACGACGCGCGtccccgggactgatcaccccgggaaccCGCCAACCACAATCGTAACGACTACGCGAAAGGCCATGGGCCATTGATATAAGTGACGACAATAAACCAAAAACGGTTAATAGAAACGGAAATACAACCAGACGAATAAGAAGTTTATCACGACAACTTGGGCAAACGATTAAAACGGTCATTGATCACAAGCCAAAATAAAACGCTAACATCAAATTGTTCACAAGCCAAAAACGGCTAAAACCAAAATAGTTTACAAGTCAAAACAAAGCGGCTAGACAAAAACTGTAAACAGAAGATTCATTTCTTGGGGGCGTCGACGACTTTGCCATCCTGAAGACTTTAAGAACACCAATCGCCGACGTATCAAACTCGGGAGCAATGACTTTGACCTGGGCCTTAAGAGCCTCTTCGGTCGCCAAGATCGCACCCTTGCCCTGTTTGACGACGTCTTTATACTTCGCCTTCCATGTTGACAGTTCGGCCTCCACGGCCTGCTTCTCTTTCTCAACTTCGGCCACACGCTTCTGCGCCGCGCCGACCTGACTTTCCAAAGCCATTTCACGCTCGACCAAACGTTCCACCGATGCGGCTGACTCTTTCTGTTTATTCTCAGCAGTTGTGGCCTTCTGCTCGGCGGCAGTAGCCTTCTGTTCGGCAGCAGTAGCCTTTTTCTCGGCGGCATCGAGCTTCTCGTTTGACTGGGTCAACTGCTCCCGGAGAGTTTCAACTTCACTCTTTAACTCATTGTTAGCCTTCCCACTAGCCTCCAACCTCCTGCGAAGGGACTCCATCCCAGACAGCTCAAACTCGGCCTTCCGGGCTATCACGGCACCCCGCAGAAGGGTtcggtacatccacctcgctTGCCCGGCAAGGGAAGACTCGTGGAAGTACTCCTCAGTACCAGGGATCAGTTGGGTATCGATGAAGTTCCCTGCATCAAAGTTCCTCTCCATGACGGTGAGGACCCCCTCGGGACTGGAGGACGCCTTCCTTTTCCTTTTAGGGTTAGGGACCACCTCCACGCCATCGTCGACTTCAGGGGCAGACGTCGAACCTCCTTGGCCTATTACTTCGCGAAAGGGAGAGGCATGAACCGTTTTCTCGCCCTCGGCCTGGGCAGCTTGGGCCGAGGTCCCGGTTCCGTCAACCGCGACCTCCTGTCCTGAAGCAGTTTTGTCCTCTGGAGGAATCGCAGACGTTTCAGCAGCAGATTTGTCATTATCCCCTTCGTCATCGCTGCCgcagaggaaagtttgaaacaAGTCGGGAAGGCCCGTCACCGACGCAGACATCTCCACTACAGGAAAGCAAAGGAGATCGGTTAGTCGCCACAAAATATCAAGCAAAAGCAAAAAGGTAAAGAGCAAAGCACAAGttctcacaaatataattacgACCGGACTCCCGGTCACCCATAAGGAGGTGGGGATTCACTTGATTCTTCCCAAAAACGGCCATCAACACCTCGGCAATCTGCTTGTCCACCGCCGACATGCCGTTATAAGTTACCTTAATAAATGTATTAGACCCTGCCCCGAAACTCCAATAGGTCGGGATGAGCCGTACTCCCTCCGGCGACAACCAGAAGGGATGACGACCTTTGACAGGGCGGACCTTGAAGTATTTGTCCTTGAACCCATGATAAGAATCTTCAAACAGACCAAAAATCCTCCGACCCTGGGCAgaccggaaggacatgaacccctTTTTGTGCTTCCCCTCATTCGAAGGGTTCGTAAgggtgaaaaagaagagaaaaacatCTATAGACACCGGCAGTTCGAGGTATTCacaaaccatctcgaaacagcggatcgaggcccaactgttcggatgcaactgcgacggCGAAACGGAAATTCGACCTAAAAGCGCCATTTGAAAAGCTGAGAACGGGATACGAACTCCGACTTGGGTGAACATGGCCttgtagaaccaaatccagtcggcgACTTGGCGAGGTTGGAAGTTGATTTCGTACAGGCGCTCGTGAAGGGCCGGGACGAAGACGTCATAATTGGCTTCCTCGTCAGTTCCCCCACACAGGTACTcggcttgtcggaactcggtgagctcctcctcgcccATTTGGTTGGGCGAATCCTTCACGTCTGAAACGACCCAGGCATAAGGATCATACGCCGCGGGGTTGACGGAAGCCCGGGAGAccgtgcgagccatacctacacGGGGGGATCATCCAGTTAGTCTAAGAGATCGGTAGATCGGTTGCTCAGTTCAAGCACACCACTACTCCCCAACTAAGGACAAAACACTAGAGGTGGACAGGGAAAAGCCTACCCTGGAATGGCTCCCCCTCTAACACGCATAACCGCCATTGAAAGGCCACACAACAGCAAAAAAACAAACAACAGACATGCAAAATAACGCATAAAAGAGAGGGTGATTCGAAAGTTACCTGAATTAGTGGAAGAACGACGGAGCAGTGTTAAGGAAAGGCACGAAAGGAGAGGCGCACAAACGGCACAGCAGAGAAATGATGAGATTTGGGAGCAAGAAGATGGCAGAAAAGGGAAGATACAAAAGAAAGAGAGGAGTGTTTAAACTGACCTATTTAAAAACTACCCCAGGAAGCGCGAAACGACTGGGGGCAGAACGGTCTTTTCAGCCAGGGTTTTTACGccccattatgagcatttaATACTCGGCACGAGGAGCGATGCGACAAAACGGTTGCTGGCGCAACCAAAGGGCACGCGCGTAAAGGGCGCGTCCTTGTCACGAACAACCGACCAAACGATCCCAAGTGAGAAACGAGACAACACGCCATTGATAGCTCCCACGGCTAccattggcgcgtgggggcactgttacggcccgGCCCAAAGACCCGACGGGTCAACCCTGGCCCGAGCTCCACCCGACCTGTCTCCTCGCCCTTCGAACGACCCGGACACGTGTCTTGTACGACCCACACGCGGCTGCAGGACATTGTCCTTGGGAATATGGGCCTGTCCTCAcaaggggcccactactgacatgtatataaggggaagactggctcttcccccgaggtacgtcacttTTCCATACCACTTTTCCCGCCTGCACATTTTCTGACTTaggcgtcggagtgtctttgcaggtggcaccccccctcgTCCATTCACCAGTACGAGTGCTCGCCAGCTCGGCAAACCCGCAACCAGCGCGACCAGGGCTAAGGCGTCCTCACCTATCCACCCACACGTCCGATCTGTCCGGGACCCGAACAACCGaacattattattaaattacttattcaaaaatttaaaatgataaaaaaatacatatataaataattatatctcaaaatgattatatttattttcttaaaatatacAATTTCCTTTTATACCAAGTTTAGTAAAGTAAAAAAGAGAATTTTAAACACACAATTTCAAACTCAAATCAGATATACAAgatttaattactaaaatgtattttaatagttttctaaaaatatttaatttaaatgttGCATTAATTTCTACTTACtaaataaaaagtgaattaaTAAGTATTTTATATTTGAGATTTCAAAACGTTGATTTATCTACTTTTCATTTGATATTTAGGaattatatatagaaagaaCAACTTGGTTAGTGATACGTCACCCTTATCCTCGACCGCCCAAAAAACTCGGCACGTGAGCAGCTAAGATCGGCCTCACGCCAGCTGCCCGATAAATTTGGCACGCAGGCAGATAAGATCGGCCTCACCCATTCGAAAATAAGAAACGTACTCAATAAACCTAAAACAGAAATATCATAACCAACCTACAAAGTAGGACTTATCCACAATAAACGGTAAAATAACTCCTATAAAGCCGAGTTAGTATCCTCGGCCAAGAGTCAGGTTCTCTCACTCTCAGTCTTCTATTCCTTATTTTGACTGGTTTACTTAAGATCCTTattgacttgagcgtcggagtatcTTTTGCAGGTATTCCTGCCGCGGTGTTCGATTCAGGCCGACGTATAGCTCTTCCTCTTCGACAGTCGCTTGCTCGAAGTAGCTAAAGCTCGGCCACCCTAGAGCCAGGACGAAACACTTGGCGCCCACCGTAGGGCCGAATACATCTAACCCCACTTTTTCCTTCGTTTAGTCTTCTACTCTATTTTTCAGGATTCCCAATCCTCGAACATGGTTGACAAGGAAAGTCCGCAACTCACACAAGCTGAGCTCCTGGCCCGAATCGCCGAACTTCAGGCGGAAGTGCGAAGGATAGCCGAGCTATCTACGCAAAATACTGGAGAAAGCTCCAAAAGCTTGGCCCAAGGCACCACAGATCCCTTAAACATCACCCCGCCAAAGGAGAAGCTCACCCTCGACAACCCCTTCTCCGAGGAGATCACAAATTACCAGATGCCAAAGAACTTTGCACTACCCTCCGCGCTTGAACCATATAAGGGGTTCGGAGATCTCCGAGCCCACGTGAAGAAGTTCCAATCCATGATGTTCTTCAACGGTCCTAACAATGAGCCCGTCCTCTGCCGGGCATTTCCTACTTACCTCGATGGTGCTGCATTACTATGGTTTTCTAAGCTGTCTGCAGGTTCAATTTCCTCCTTTGAGGATCTAGCCAGGTCATTTATTGATTACTTTGCTGCGTCAAGGATATATGTACATGGATCAGATTATCTCGACACCATCAAACAAGGGCAGCACGAGAGCTTGAAGGACTACATGACCAGGTTCGCTGAGGCCACTATGGAGATCCAAGACCTAGATTTGGCTGTCCACTTGTATGCCCTCAAGGCTGGCCTCAGACCTGACAAATTTCGGGAGACCATTGCTATAACAAAACCAAAAATACTAGAAGAATTCCGGGAAAGGGCGGCAGGTCAAATGGAGATCGAAGAACTCCGCGAGGCCCAAAAATCGGACAAACAACCACATCGGAGAGATGAAGAAAGAACTTTCAGATCACCAGGCAACAGGGATACTAAAAAGCCTTCCAAGCTCACACCGAAATACAACACATATACCAGATTCAATACCAAGAGAGAAAACATCATCAAAGAAATTCTCAATGCCAAAATCATAAAGCCACTAGCTCGAGCAGGGAACTACCAGGATCAAAAGTTCGTGGATAGGGGCAAGCATTGTGCTTTCCACCAGAAGTTCGGCCACACCATGGACGACTGCATTGTCGCAAAGGACCTCCTAGAAaaactggcgcaccaaggccTTTTGGACAAATATGTCGAAAGCCGGAAAGCCAGAAGAGGAAACTCAGACAGGGAAGAGAGCAAACAAACAGTGACAGACAATAACAAAAAAGAGTAGACAACTCCTGACCCACCGAGAGGAATCATTAGCCACATATCGGAAGGGTTCGCAGGCGGAGGTGAAACAAGCTCGGCCAAAAAGTGAAGCTACAGGGCGATGCTGGCAATCGAGGGAACCCTACAGCTAAAGAAGAACAAAGACCCAGACATCACGATATCCTTCAACCAAGCAGACTTCAGATCGGCAAGCCTTAACCTCGACGACCCCGTGGTAATTTCCATCCAGGTCGGAGAGCTGTTGGTAAGGAAAACATTGCTGGACCCAGGTAGTAGTGctaatgttttattttattctaccTTTAAAAAGATGAAATTATCAGAAAAACTGATACAACTTTCCTCGGGAGAGCTAATTGGGTTCTTCGGAGAGAGAGTCCCCATCATGGAACATATATGGCTAAGGACCACAATGGGAGAGATCCCTATGTCGAAGTCCATTGATATTCAATACCTAATAACAGACTGTTATAGCccttataatattataattggGGGACCCGCCTTGAATATATTCAGAGCGGTGGTGTCCACATTACACCTGTGTGTCAAGTTTCCAGCACAGGAAAATAAGATAGCTACAGTGTACGCCGACCATCAAGAAGCTTGGCAGTGCTACAATGCCTGCCTAAAGCAAGCCCATACGAGGGAGACAGCTCAGCCCCAGGTCCAAGCCATACATAGCTCGGCCCACACCATGACGTTAGCCGATCTCGACTCGTAAGAAGACCTCGGAGAAAGACCTCGGCCAATGGACAATCTTCACCAATTAACACTAACAGCAGATAAAAAGCAATACACATACATCGGAGAAGCACTGGAAGGGAACGAACGAACAAGACTTATACACATACTGCGCCAGAATGTCGACCTGTTCGCATGGACACCAGACGACATGCCGGGAATAAGCCCGAAAGTCATCTGCCACAGATTAGCAATCGACAAAACAATCCGACCAGTGgcgcaaaagaaaagaaacctcggagaagagaaaaagcaagcagcACTTGAAGAGACCGAGAAGCTTCTCAACGCAGGTTTCATCAGAGAAATCCGCTTCACCACATGGCTATCAAACGTGGTAATGGTAAGGAAAAGTTCAGGTAAATGGCGCATGTGCATCGATTTTACAAATCTAAACAAAGCTTGCCCTAAAGATGCATATTCATTACCTTGCATTGATAAGTTAGTTGATAACGCTTTTGGTTTCAAAGCCTTGAGttttatggatgcatactctGGTTACAACCAGATTATGATGCATCCAAAAGACCAAAGCAAAACAGCTTTCATAACAGGACATGGAAATTTTTGTTACAAGGTAATGCCTTTTGGCTTAAAGAATGCAGGTGCGACATATCAAAGACTAATGGACAAAGTATTCCAACAATAGATAGGCCAGAATATGGAAGTCTATGTGGATGATATGGTAGCAAAAATGCCTACACAAGGGTACACTGTGATGACTTGGTAGAAGTTTTCAACCAACTCCGAGCATATAACATGAGGCTCAATCCAGACAAATGTGCTTTTGGAGTCCAAGGAGGGAAATTTCTTGGCTTCATGCTAACCTCACGAGGTATAGAAGCCAACCCAGAGAAATGTAATGCAGTGCTGACCATGGCAAGCCTAAAAACGGTAAAAGAAGTTCAACAATTAGCAGGCAGAATAGCCGCCCTATCATGTTTCCTACCCGCAGTAGCCAACCGATCTTATCATTTCTTCCAAACATTTTCTAAGGGCAAGAAATTCACATGGACAGAAGAATGTGAAAATTCCTTCACAGAACTCAAACAGCTTTTAACATCGCCTCCAATACTCAGAGACTAGAGGCAGGTAAACCGTTGTATTTGTATTTATCAGTATCTAACCATGCCATAAGCTCGGTCCTAGTGATGGAAACAGGAAAAAAGCAAAACCCTGTATACTTCATTAGCAAGATATTACAGCCAACAAAAACAAGGTATCTGAAGATAGAACAGCTAGCGCTGGCACTAGTCACAACGGCAAGAAGGCTGCGACATCACTTTCAAAGCCACACAATCATAGTACGAACAGACCAACCACTAAGGGAGATACTAACCAGACCCGAGCTTGCCGGATGATTAATAAAGTGGTCAATCGAACTATCCGAGTTCGACATTCAATACGAGTCGAGAAAGGCTCTGAAGTCACAAATACTCGCCGACTTCATGTCGGAGATGACTAACGAGACACAACACACAGCAGCAAATTGGAGTATACATGTGGATGGAGCATCAAACACAGAAGGGAGCGGAGCTGGGGTACTCCTAAAAGAGGGAGAGAAAGTGATAGCCGAACAATCACTACAATTCCGCTTCAACGCAAGTAACAACCAAGTAGAATATGAAGCTCTGCTAGCAGGATTGAAGCTCGCCAGCAACTCGGAATACCTCAGATAACAGTCTACTGCGACTCATCACTTGTAGTACATCAAATCAAGGGCGAATACCAGGTAAAAGATCCTTTGTTAGATAAGTATTGGCTCATAACAAAGGATCTCATCTCAAAATTCAGtaaatttgatattattcatgTAAACCGAGAACAAAACACCAGAGCCGACGTGTTATCCAAGTTAGCTACAACAAGGCAGGCGGAAAGCACGCCGGCCCTATCACAACTAACACTCAACAAACTGAACTTTGAGCAGGACACAATCTTAAGCATCATGCAGGTACCAGATTGGAGAACACCTTTTCTCAACTACATCAACACAGGTGTCGTACCAGACGATGAGCCAAACTTGCCGCTCTTCCGAATAAGAGCAAGTTTCGATACAGTACTCGAAAATACCCTGTATAGATGAGGACACTCCCAACCACTCCTCAAATACATCAACAAGGAGGAGGCCGAGGATGTCATGGCAGAAACGCACGAAGGGGTCTGTGGCAACCACATCGGTGGCCGAGCATTGGCGGCAAAGATTTTGCGAACAGGATATTATTAGCCGACGATAAAAAGGAACTGCATCTTGAAAGTTAAGGCATGTGATAattgtcagaaacatgccaccCTCTCAGAGACCCCGGCCGAAGAGCTCCACACCATAGAGGTAAGCTGGCCTTTCGATAGGTGAGGATTGGATATCTGGtacacgaaaattacactcacactatgtaattccgtacaactaaccagcaagtgcactgggtcgtccaagtaataccttacgtgagtaagggtcgaatcccacggagattgttggcttgaagcaagctatggttatcttattattcttagtcaggataccaatagggtcctttagtttcaattgtaaaaagtgaaagggtataaaataagtaattgttactcaataatggagaatatgttggagttttggagatgctttgtcttctgaatcccTGCAACATAATACTTTCTTACgttcaaacatgcaaggcttcttccatggcaagctgtatgtagggcgtcaccattgtcaatggctacttcccatcctctcattgaaaatggtccaaatgctctgtcacagcacggctaatcatctgtcggttctcgatcatgtcagaataggatccattgatccttttgcgtctgtcactacgcccaacactcatgagtttgaagctcatcacagtcatccaatccctgaatcctactcagaataccacagacaagatttagactttccggattctcaaggatgctgccaatggattctagcttataccacgaagactctgattacagaatccaagagatattcattcaatcgaaggtagaacggaggtggttatcaggcacgcattcatagtttgagaatgatgatgagtgtcacggatcaccaccttcttcatattgaagtgcgaatgaacatcttagataggaacaagcgtgtttgaatagaaaacagaaataattgcattaattcatcgagacgctgtagagctcctcacccccaacaatggagtttagagactcatgccgtcaaagagtacaaagttcagatctaaaaatgtcataagatataaaataagtctctaaaagttgtttaaatactaaactagtaacctaggtttacagaaaatgagtaaactaagatagatagtgcagaaatccacttttggggcccacttggtgtatgctggGGAtaagacttaagcttctcacgtgcctgggctgtttctggagttaaacgtcaggttgtaacctgtttctggcgtttaactccaacttgcaacctgtttctggcgttcaacgccagaatgcaacatggaactggcattaaacgccagtttacgtcgtttatcttcgcacaaagtatgaactattatatatttctggaaagccctggatgtctactttccaacccaattgagagcgtgccaattgaacttctgtagctccaaaaaatttattccgaatgaagggaggtcagaatccaacagcatcagcagtcctttttcagcctgaatcagatttttgctcagctctctcaatttcagccagaaaatatctgaaatcacagaaaaacacacaaactcatagtaaagtccagaaatatgaattttgcctaaaaactaataaaactagactaaaaactaactaaaacatactaaaaactatatgaaattacccccaaaaagcgtataaaatatccgctcatcacaacaccaaacttaaactgttgcttgtcctcaagcactagataaataaaataggataaaaaagaaaTCAGGAAACAATAGTATCTCAGaattttaagtgaagctcagattctaattagatgagtgggactagtagctttttgcttccgaatagttttggcatctcactttatcctttgaaattcagaatgattggca includes:
- the LOC130933826 gene encoding uncharacterized protein LOC130933826, with product MVDKESPQLTQAELLARIAELQAEVRRIAELSTQNTGESSKSLAQGTTDPLNITPPKEKLTLDNPFSEEITNYQMPKNFALPSALEPYKGFGDLRAHVKKFQSMMFFNGPNNEPVLCRAFPTYLDGAALLWFSKLSAGSISSFEDLARSFIDYFAASRIYVHGSDYLDTIKQGQHESLKDYMTRFAEATMEIQDLDLAVHLYALKAGLRPDKFRETIAITKPKILEEFRERAAGQMEIEELREAQKSDKQPHRRDEERTFRSPGNRDTKKPSKLTPKYNTYTRFNTKRENIIKEILNAKIIKPLARAGNYQDQKFVDRGKHCAFHQKFGHTMDDCIVAKDLLEKLAHQGLLDKYVESRKARRGNSDREESKQTVTDNNKKE